The proteins below come from a single Anaerobranca gottschalkii DSM 13577 genomic window:
- the hrcA gene encoding heat-inducible transcriptional repressor HrcA: MRGKLSSRKSQILKAIVLEYINTAEPIGSRTLVKRYNIGLSPATIRNEMADLEELGFLVQPHTSAGRIPSQQGYRYFVDNLLEEIYTDDLNLLDLKKYYSGKIDDLNQLITETASVLSNITNYTSVVLSTPNPSITLKHLDFIQLNQREGLILFVTDTGIVQHKKITFNYSFNREELEIILQVLKSKLINKRLSKSEKQLLDDITTGFKHSPILEEFANTVISSLLGENPTKVVTGGTTNFLSQPEFNDIGKIRELLTVFEQQDLLISLLEHHNEGEHGSVSVVIGDELIINQMRQCSLITANFDLDGKITGKIGILGPQRMDYEKVIKILDFFTKNFKKLIE, encoded by the coding sequence GTGAGGGGTAAACTAAGTTCAAGGAAAAGCCAAATACTAAAAGCTATAGTACTAGAATATATCAATACAGCTGAGCCTATAGGGTCAAGGACTTTAGTCAAAAGATATAATATAGGCCTAAGTCCAGCAACTATTAGAAACGAAATGGCTGACCTTGAAGAATTAGGTTTTCTAGTGCAGCCTCACACCTCAGCAGGAAGAATACCTAGCCAACAAGGGTATAGGTATTTTGTTGATAATTTGTTAGAAGAGATTTATACCGATGATTTAAACCTCCTTGATCTAAAAAAATATTATTCTGGAAAAATAGATGATTTAAACCAATTAATTACAGAAACTGCATCGGTATTATCTAACATAACCAACTATACTTCAGTTGTGTTAAGTACCCCTAACCCGTCAATTACTTTAAAGCACTTAGATTTTATCCAGTTAAACCAAAGGGAAGGATTAATTCTCTTTGTCACCGATACAGGAATTGTTCAACACAAAAAAATTACTTTTAATTACTCCTTTAATAGAGAAGAACTTGAAATAATTTTACAAGTTTTGAAAAGTAAATTGATAAACAAGAGATTATCTAAAAGTGAAAAACAGTTATTAGATGATATTACTACAGGATTCAAACATTCTCCTATCTTAGAAGAATTTGCCAATACCGTTATTTCATCTTTATTAGGGGAAAACCCTACAAAGGTTGTTACAGGAGGAACGACCAATTTTTTAAGTCAACCGGAATTTAATGATATTGGTAAAATTAGAGAATTATTAACTGTTTTTGAACAACAAGATCTATTGATCTCTTTATTAGAGCACCATAATGAGGGTGAACACGGTTCAGTATCGGTGGTTATTGGAGATGAGTTAATAATTAATCAGATGAGACAATGTAGTTTAATTACCGCAAACTTTGATTTAGATGGAAAGATTACAGGTAAAATAGGAATATTAGGACCTCAAAGGATGGACTATGAAAAAGTAATTAAAATATTAGATTTCTTTACTAAGAATTTCAAAAAATTAATTGAATAA
- the grpE gene encoding nucleotide exchange factor GrpE gives MKQLEELKENSPNLQEDKQDLTEEEKQVEENIGENKENSEIEKLTKEKEELFNRLQRLQADFENFRKRMTKEKTEILNFANADLVTALLPVLDNFQRALSGQEKNLDKNGEYLKFLEGIQMIYRQFKDILEKEGLKEIDCLDKPFDPNFHEAIMQVEDIDKPENTVVEVLQTGYTFKDKLIRPAMVKVSK, from the coding sequence GTGAAACAATTGGAGGAATTAAAGGAAAACTCTCCGAATCTTCAAGAAGATAAACAAGATTTAACAGAAGAAGAAAAACAAGTCGAAGAAAATATTGGAGAAAATAAGGAAAATTCAGAGATTGAGAAACTAACTAAAGAAAAAGAAGAACTTTTCAATCGCCTTCAACGACTGCAGGCAGATTTTGAAAATTTTAGGAAAAGGATGACTAAAGAAAAGACTGAAATTCTCAACTTTGCAAATGCCGATTTGGTAACGGCTCTATTACCTGTCCTCGATAATTTTCAAAGGGCATTATCAGGTCAGGAAAAAAATCTAGATAAAAATGGGGAATATCTTAAGTTTTTAGAAGGTATTCAGATGATATATAGGCAATTTAAAGATATTTTAGAAAAAGAAGGATTAAAGGAAATAGATTGTTTAGATAAACCCTTTGACCCTAATTTTCACGAAGCAATAATGCAAGTTGAAGATATAGATAAGCCTGAAAATACTGTAGTTGAAGTTTTACAAACAGGTTACACATTTAAAGATAAACTAATTAGACCAGCAATGGTCAAAGTAAGTAAATAA